The stretch of DNA TCCCGCCACTCCGCGAGGTACGGGGCGTAGTTCCCCGCCTCGTGGGCGCTCCACATGCACCGGATCAGGTCGTGCGTGTCGGCGAAGCCGGGCCGCACCTCCTCGACGGCGCAGCCGAGCTCCTCGAAGACGCGCGCCGCGGCCTTCACCACCGCGGCGACCTCCGGGTCCACGCGGAGCCCGCCGAGGTCGGGGCTCCACGCGACGCGGAGCCCCTTCACCCCCGCGCGGAGCTTGCCGACGTAGTCGTCGGGGACGCCCTCGAGCGACGTCCGGTCCGATTCGTCGGGACCGGCCATGACCGCGAGCATCAGGGCGGCGTCGGCCACGGTCCGCGTCATCGGCCCGACGTGCGAGGTGTAGTCGCTGTTGGAGACGGGCCACATCGGGACGCGGCCGTAGGTCGGCTTGAGACCGTAGATGCCGCAGAAGCCCGACGGGATGCGGATCGAGCCCGCGCCATCCGACCCCTGATGGAGGGGGCCGAGCCCGGCGGCCGCGGCCGCCCCGGCTCCGGCGCTCGAGCCTCCCGTCGTCGTGCCGAGGTTCCACGGGTTCCGCGTGATGCCCGTCAGCGGGCTGTCGCCGATCGCCTTCCAGCCGAACTCCGGTGTAGTGGTCTTGCCGAGCATGACGCCGCCGGCGTCCGTCAGGCGGCGCACGAAGGGCGCGTCCACGTCGGGCACGCGCTCGGCGAAGATGAACGAGCCCGACATGGTCCTGACACCCTTCGTCAGGTGGAGGTCCTTGATCGAGAACGGGATGCCGTGGAGCGGGCCGAGCGGGCGGCCCTGCATCACCGCGGCCTCGGCCGCGCGCGCCGCCGCCAGCGCGGCGTCGGCCGTGAGCGTGCAGAACGCGTTGAGCTTCGGGTCGAGCCGCTCGACGCGCTCGAGGACCGCGCGCGTGAGCTCGACGGGCGAGAGCTTCTTCGCGCGGATGAGCGCCGCGAGGTCGGTGGCCGGCGTGTAGCCGAGGTCCGCCGCGGTCACTTCTTCGAGATCAGGAAGCGCCCGAGCGCCAGGTGCGGGAGGCCCGAGCGCTCGAACGTGTCCACGGCGTCCTCGGCCGAGCACACGAGCGGCTCGCCGTGGAGGTTGAACGAGGTGTTGAGCACCGCGCCGATCCCGGTCCGCGCCTCGAACTCGCGGATCACCCGGTGGTACCCCGGGTTCCACGCCTCGTCGACGATGTGGGCGCGCGCCGTCCCGTCCTGAGGATGGAGCGCG from Candidatus Methylomirabilota bacterium encodes:
- a CDS encoding amidase, producing the protein MTAADLGYTPATDLAALIRAKKLSPVELTRAVLERVERLDPKLNAFCTLTADAALAAARAAEAAVMQGRPLGPLHGIPFSIKDLHLTKGVRTMSGSFIFAERVPDVDAPFVRRLTDAGGVMLGKTTTPEFGWKAIGDSPLTGITRNPWNLGTTTGGSSAGAGAAAAAGLGPLHQGSDGAGSIRIPSGFCGIYGLKPTYGRVPMWPVSNSDYTSHVGPMTRTVADAALMLAVMAGPDESDRTSLEGVPDDYVGKLRAGVKGLRVAWSPDLGGLRVDPEVAAVVKAAARVFEELGCAVEEVRPGFADTHDLIRCMWSAHEAGNYAPYLAEWRDRMDPGLVACIEDGLRYSVTDYVEARGRKFAFWDTVRPLFEKYTLLLTPTTSVPALPVGRINPADWPQHAWDWLGWASFSYPFNFTGQPAATVPAGFTPGGLPVGLQIVGRRFADLTVLQASAAFEAARPWAGRRPPLD